A window from Leguminivora glycinivorella isolate SPB_JAAS2020 chromosome 16, LegGlyc_1.1, whole genome shotgun sequence encodes these proteins:
- the LOC125234802 gene encoding allergen Tha p 1-like — protein MKVVLLVCLFAVVVSARPGEKYTDRFDNVNLDEILENRRLLVPYVKCLLGQAPCTPPGKELKSHIKEALENGCAKCTDNQRTATRRVIGHLINKEGQYWNQLVAKYDPKRAYVTKYESELRTVRA, from the exons atgaaggtTGTGCTTCTAGTCTGTTTGTTCGCGGTAGTAGTATCGGCGAGACCTGGGGAAAAATACACGGATAGATTTGACAATGTGAACTTGGATGAGATTTTGGAGAACCGCCGGCTGTTGGTGCCGTACGTCAAGTGTTTGTTAGGACAGGCGCCCTGCACTCCTCCTGGGAAGGAGCTGAAAT CTCACATCAAAGAAGCCCTAGAAAACGGCTGCGCCAAATGCACAGACAACCAGCGCACCGCCACCCGCCGTGTCATCGGACACCTCATCAACAAGGAAGGCCAGTACTGGAACCAGTTGGTGGCCAAATATGACCCTAAGCGTGCGTACGTAACCAAGTACGAATCGGAACTGAGAACTGTTAGGGCTTAG
- the LOC125234799 gene encoding ejaculatory bulb-specific protein 3-like isoform X3: MMMKFLILLCLASALAEDKYTDKYDNIDLDEILDNKRLLQAYVNCILDKGKCTPEGKELKDTIKDAMTTSCEKCTEQQRKGARKVVKHLKENEPEYWTQMKAKYDPGDKYKESYEAFLARDD, encoded by the exons ATG ATGATGAAATTCCTTATCCTTCTCTGCTTGGCGTCCGCGTTGGCGGAGGACAAATACACGGACAAGTACGACAACATCGACCTGGACGAGATTCTGGACAACAAGAGGCTCCTGCAGGCTTATGTCAACTGCATACTGGACAAGGGAAAGTGCACACCTGAAGGCAAGGAGTTGAAAG ATACCATCAAAGACGCCATGACCACATCGTGTGAAAAGTGCACTGAGCAACAGAGGAAGGGCGCCCGAAAAGTCGTGAAACACTTGAAGGAGAACGAACCCGAATACTGGACTCAGATGAAAGCCAAATACGACCCTGGAGATAAGTACAAGGAGAGCTATGAGGCTTTCCTTGCCCGGGATGACTAA
- the LOC125234799 gene encoding ejaculatory bulb-specific protein 3-like isoform X2: MKLLVLCVGLVCLAVAEENKYTDRYDNMNIDEILANKRLLVPYVKCLLGQGRCTPEGKTLKNTIKDAMTTSCEKCTEQQRKGARKVVKHLKENEPEYWTQMKAKYDPGDKYKESYEAFLARDD, encoded by the exons ATGAAACTGTTGGTGCTGTGTGTAGGCTTGGTTTGCCTGGCCGTTGCTGAGGAGAACAAATACACGGATAGATAtgataatatgaatatagaTGAGATTCTGGCGAATAAAAGGTTGTTAGTGCCGTACGTCAAGTGTTTGTTGGGGCAGGGACGATGCACGCCGGAAGGAAAAACGCTTAAAA ATACCATCAAAGACGCCATGACCACATCGTGTGAAAAGTGCACTGAGCAACAGAGGAAGGGCGCCCGAAAAGTCGTGAAACACTTGAAGGAGAACGAACCCGAATACTGGACTCAGATGAAAGCCAAATACGACCCTGGAGATAAGTACAAGGAGAGCTATGAGGCTTTCCTTGCCCGGGATGACTAA
- the LOC125234799 gene encoding ejaculatory bulb-specific protein 3-like isoform X1, with amino-acid sequence MMMKFLILLCLASALAEDKYTDKYDNIDLDEILDNKRLLQAYVNCILDKGKCTPEGKELKDHLEDALQTGCEKCTEAQKKGTAKVIEHLIKHELPTWRQLTARFDPEGKFRKTYEQRARENGITIPEE; translated from the exons ATG ATGATGAAATTCCTTATCCTTCTCTGCTTGGCGTCCGCGTTGGCGGAGGACAAATACACGGACAAGTACGACAACATCGACCTGGACGAGATTCTGGACAACAAGAGGCTCCTGCAGGCTTATGTCAACTGCATACTGGACAAGGGAAAGTGCACACCTGAAGGCAAGGAGTTGAAAG ATCACCTAGAAGACGCTCTTCAAACGGGCTGCGAGAAATGCACCGAAGCCCAGAAGAAAGGAACAGCCAAGGTCATTGAACACCTCATCAAACACGAATTACCTACATGGCGCCAACTGACCGCCCGGTTCGACCCCGAAGGGAAATTCAGGAAGACCTATGAGCAACGAGCGAGAGAGAATGGCATCACCATTCCTGAGGAATAA